Proteins from a single region of Methanoculleus sp. SDB:
- the dnaK gene encoding molecular chaperone DnaK (heat shock protein 70; assists in folding of nascent polypeptide chains; refolding of misfolded proteins; utilizes ATPase activity to help fold; co-chaperones are DnaJ and GrpE; multiple copies in some bacteria) has protein sequence MASEKVLGIDLGTTNSCMAIMEGGRPVVIANGEGGRTTPSVVAFSKDGERLVGSVARRQAITNPSRTISSIKRDMGTSKKVAIGDKSYTPQEISAMILQKMKLDAEKYLGEKITKAVITVPAYFNDAQRQATKEAGQIAGLEVLRIINEPTASALAYGINKEEDATVLVYDLGGGTFDVSILTLGDGVFEVQATAGDNHLGGDDFDQRVVDWMVDEFRKKEGIDLRKDLIAMQRLKDAAESAKMELSTLQKTTINLPYITTDSSGPKFLDMDLSRAKFEQLIGDLVERTIGPVKQAMSDAKVSAADIDHVLLVGGSIRVPLVQERVKAIVKKDPDQGINPDECVAIGAAIQAGVLTGEAKDVVLLDVTPLTLSIETLGGIATKLIERNTTIPTRKSQIFSTAADNQTSVEIHVVQGERALAKDNFTLGKFQLPGIPPAPRGIPQIEVTFDIDANGIIQVSAKDIGTGNEQAITIKGDRRLSEDEINDMVNKAKQFEEEDRKNREEIELRNNADTAIFTAEKLLKENRDKIDAAEIETIEKGIESVKKALEGDDSETIKKEMEALTEGVFAATTKIYQQAQAEQQAQQAPGQEGTATDDTVVDADYEVKDE, from the coding sequence ATGGCATCAGAGAAAGTGCTTGGAATTGACTTGGGAACCACGAACTCGTGCATGGCGATCATGGAAGGCGGCCGGCCGGTCGTCATCGCAAACGGAGAGGGAGGTCGAACGACCCCGTCCGTCGTTGCATTCTCAAAGGACGGAGAACGCCTTGTCGGCAGTGTGGCCCGGCGCCAGGCCATAACAAACCCGTCCCGTACTATCAGCTCGATAAAAAGGGATATGGGGACGAGCAAAAAGGTCGCCATCGGTGATAAATCCTATACTCCGCAGGAAATTTCCGCGATGATCCTGCAGAAAATGAAACTGGACGCGGAGAAATATCTCGGGGAGAAGATCACGAAGGCGGTCATCACTGTTCCGGCCTACTTCAACGACGCCCAGCGGCAGGCGACAAAGGAGGCCGGGCAGATCGCCGGTCTCGAAGTGCTGCGGATCATCAACGAACCGACCGCGAGCGCCCTCGCCTACGGGATCAACAAGGAAGAGGACGCCACGGTTCTCGTCTACGATCTCGGCGGCGGGACCTTCGATGTCTCCATCCTCACGCTCGGCGACGGGGTATTCGAGGTACAGGCGACGGCCGGCGACAACCACCTCGGAGGCGACGACTTCGACCAGCGCGTCGTCGACTGGATGGTCGATGAATTCAGGAAGAAGGAAGGCATCGATCTCCGGAAGGATCTCATCGCGATGCAGCGTCTCAAGGACGCGGCGGAGAGCGCCAAGATGGAGCTTTCGACTCTCCAGAAAACGACGATTAATCTTCCGTATATCACGACCGACTCCAGCGGCCCGAAGTTCCTTGACATGGATCTTTCACGGGCGAAATTCGAGCAGCTCATCGGGGACCTCGTGGAGAGGACAATCGGCCCCGTCAAGCAGGCGATGTCGGATGCGAAGGTCTCAGCTGCCGATATCGATCACGTGCTGCTGGTGGGCGGTTCCATCCGCGTTCCCCTGGTTCAGGAGAGAGTGAAGGCAATCGTCAAAAAGGACCCTGATCAGGGGATCAACCCCGACGAGTGTGTCGCGATCGGCGCCGCAATCCAGGCCGGTGTCCTCACCGGCGAGGCGAAAGATGTTGTCCTTCTCGACGTCACCCCCCTCACGCTCAGCATCGAGACGCTCGGGGGCATCGCGACCAAACTCATCGAACGGAATACGACGATTCCGACACGAAAAAGCCAGATCTTTTCCACGGCTGCCGACAACCAGACCAGTGTGGAGATACACGTGGTTCAGGGGGAGCGTGCCCTCGCGAAGGACAATTTCACCCTCGGAAAGTTCCAGCTTCCCGGCATCCCGCCCGCACCACGCGGTATTCCGCAGATTGAAGTGACATTTGATATCGACGCGAACGGAATCATCCAGGTCTCGGCGAAGGATATCGGCACCGGAAACGAGCAGGCGATCACGATCAAGGGCGACCGGCGGCTTTCCGAGGACGAGATCAACGACATGGTCAACAAGGCGAAGCAGTTTGAGGAGGAGGACCGGAAGAATCGCGAGGAGATTGAACTCAGGAACAACGCCGACACCGCGATCTTCACTGCCGAGAAGCTCCTGAAGGAGAACCGGGACAAGATCGACGCCGCGGAGATCGAGACCATCGAAAAGGGCATCGAATCGGTCAAAAAGGCCCTCGAGGGCGACGATTCGGAAACGATTAAAAAAGAGATGGAAGCCCTGACCGAAGGGGTCTTTGCTGCCACCACGAAGATATACCAGCAGGCGCAGGCCGAACAGCAGGCGCAGCAGGCGCCCGGGCAGGAAGGCACGGCGACGGACGACACCGTCGTAGACGCCGATTACGAAGTCAAAGACGAGTGA
- a CDS encoding molecular chaperone DnaJ: protein MGAKNYYDILNVPKNANEKEIKKAYRTLTKKYHPDVCSEEGCEDKFKEINEAYDVLSDPQKRAQYDRLGHDMFTNASKGSYSGAGGFGGGGFNADFSGFGDIFDTFFGGSRQRGPQRGADLLMRVQITLQDAVFGTERDIDVLHTEPCPACDGTGSTTRKTRTCPRCGGSGQERRMSQTPFGQFVRMSTCSECGGRGKVPEERCDTCNGAGTSRVRRTVSVNIPAGIDSGMRLRMEGYGEAGEPGAPGGDLFIEVHVSPHERFTRVGDNLETAVTISPAQAVLGSHVEILTIDGRHVDLKIPPGVQQNTALKIAGEGVRRRGRPGDLLVRIRVTIPKKLSEEQRKLYEALLASEGHPVPPHSKGFFQEVVDRVKESVT, encoded by the coding sequence ATGGGTGCGAAAAACTACTACGATATCCTCAATGTTCCGAAAAACGCGAACGAAAAGGAGATAAAAAAAGCGTACCGCACCCTGACGAAGAAATATCATCCCGATGTCTGTAGCGAGGAAGGGTGCGAGGATAAATTCAAGGAGATCAACGAGGCCTACGATGTGCTCTCCGATCCCCAGAAACGCGCCCAGTACGACCGGCTCGGACACGATATGTTCACGAATGCCTCAAAGGGATCCTATTCCGGGGCGGGCGGGTTCGGAGGCGGCGGGTTCAATGCCGATTTCTCCGGATTCGGGGACATATTTGATACGTTTTTCGGCGGCAGCCGGCAGCGCGGCCCCCAGCGGGGCGCCGACCTGCTCATGCGTGTGCAGATTACGCTTCAGGATGCTGTTTTCGGCACCGAGCGCGATATCGACGTGCTTCATACGGAACCCTGCCCCGCCTGCGACGGCACCGGCAGCACGACACGCAAGACCCGGACCTGTCCGCGGTGCGGCGGTTCCGGCCAGGAACGCCGGATGAGCCAGACCCCCTTCGGCCAGTTCGTGCGCATGTCGACATGCAGCGAGTGCGGAGGCAGGGGGAAGGTGCCGGAGGAGCGGTGTGACACCTGCAACGGAGCCGGGACAAGCCGGGTTCGGAGAACCGTGAGCGTGAACATTCCGGCAGGCATCGATTCGGGAATGCGGCTGCGCATGGAGGGGTACGGCGAGGCGGGCGAACCGGGCGCTCCGGGCGGCGACCTGTTCATCGAAGTCCACGTCTCGCCTCACGAACGCTTCACCCGGGTCGGCGACAATCTGGAGACAGCGGTCACCATCTCTCCCGCCCAGGCGGTTCTCGGTTCTCACGTCGAGATTCTGACAATCGACGGAAGGCATGTGGATTTGAAGATACCGCCCGGTGTTCAGCAGAATACGGCTCTGAAAATTGCCGGAGAAGGAGTCAGGCGCCGAGGGCGGCCGGGTGATCTGCTTGTCCGGATCCGCGTCACCATCCCGAAAAAACTCTCGGAAGAGCAGCGTAAACTGTATGAAGCGCTCCTTGCATCGGAGGGACATCCGGTTCCCCCCCACAGCAAAGGATTTTTCCAGGAAGTTGTCGACCGGGTCAAGGAATCGGTCACCTGA
- a CDS encoding tRNA-ribosyltransferase produces the protein MNPIPGRSGILTMPSFYHPAFEDAYRFIINGYRVPEHEICIFLPCSMKKPFSTSPSHRIFDAVIASRLPPGAAHRVVFGTCGVVPRELERMFPFTHYRYMLGKCTDERIKRDFYRIETPRLAGYLRKTRETYRHRVAYCLGGFRKAMISASEETGIPVRILPTDASIRRQQRSDLAFADGSLHMEAYLEEFGKALAALASSEK, from the coding sequence ATGAATCCCATACCCGGCCGGAGCGGCATTCTGACCATGCCCTCTTTTTATCACCCGGCGTTCGAAGACGCCTACCGTTTCATCATCAACGGGTACCGCGTACCGGAGCATGAGATATGCATTTTTCTCCCGTGTTCGATGAAAAAGCCCTTCAGCACGAGCCCCAGCCACCGCATATTCGATGCGGTCATCGCGTCCCGTCTGCCGCCCGGTGCGGCGCACCGTGTCGTCTTCGGCACCTGCGGCGTCGTTCCCCGTGAACTGGAACGGATGTTTCCGTTTACCCATTACCGGTACATGCTCGGGAAATGTACCGACGAACGGATAAAACGCGATTTTTATCGCATCGAGACACCGCGGCTCGCCGGGTATCTCAGAAAGACCCGCGAGACATACCGCCATCGCGTCGCGTACTGCCTCGGCGGATTTCGGAAAGCGATGATCAGCGCTTCGGAGGAGACCGGCATCCCGGTGCGGATCCTTCCCACCGACGCGAGCATCAGGAGACAGCAGCGGAGCGATCTCGCGTTTGCCGACGGAAGCCTTCATATGGAGGCATACCTTGAGGAATTCGGCAAAGCACTGGCTGCACTCGCTTCTTCTGAAAAATAG
- a CDS encoding RNA methyltransferase translates to MRLLFELSGEHPDLPAAELACVGSVLARNTQVAVAECANPEDARRLSLSHVVMEYLGECAATREACAALLRDLGLESDTPFAARVKKMHDTTMRESQLDMERLMGSLISGPVSLDSPVVEYRAVCAGDRCFLGKVLFRTGRGSYAYRNPMRRRFFHPGVMMPILARALVNLAGTAAGDRLCDPFCGTGGVLLEGDLLGMSVFGSDMDPAMLGGCRANLPDAELMRADATDLPLRNRSMDAIVTDLPYGQSVCIRGESIENLYDESLGEMRRILRPGRKAVVVTHRDIREHALRHFRCAGHYEQRVHKSLTRRILVLE, encoded by the coding sequence ATGAGGCTGCTCTTTGAGCTATCGGGCGAGCACCCGGATCTTCCTGCCGCCGAACTGGCGTGCGTCGGAAGCGTGCTTGCACGTAATACACAGGTAGCCGTAGCAGAATGCGCGAATCCGGAGGATGCCCGGCGGCTTTCCCTCTCCCATGTCGTCATGGAATATCTCGGGGAATGCGCGGCGACACGCGAGGCATGTGCAGCCCTGCTCAGAGATCTCGGCCTTGAATCGGACACCCCGTTTGCTGCCCGCGTGAAAAAGATGCATGACACGACGATGCGGGAATCGCAGCTCGACATGGAACGGCTTATGGGATCCCTGATCTCCGGGCCCGTCTCACTCGATTCGCCCGTCGTCGAATACCGGGCCGTCTGCGCCGGCGACCGCTGTTTCCTCGGGAAGGTACTCTTCCGGACCGGGCGGGGAAGCTATGCCTACCGAAATCCTATGCGCCGTCGGTTTTTCCACCCGGGTGTCATGATGCCGATTCTTGCCCGTGCTCTTGTGAACCTCGCAGGCACGGCGGCCGGCGACCGGCTCTGTGATCCTTTCTGCGGCACGGGCGGTGTGCTGCTCGAGGGCGATCTTCTCGGAATGTCCGTATTCGGCAGTGACATGGATCCCGCCATGCTCGGAGGGTGCCGGGCGAATCTGCCTGATGCCGAGCTCATGCGGGCTGATGCGACCGACCTGCCTCTCCGGAATCGGAGCATGGATGCGATTGTCACCGATCTCCCTTACGGCCAGTCTGTCTGCATCAGGGGAGAGAGCATTGAAAACCTGTACGACGAATCACTCGGGGAGATGCGCCGCATCCTGCGTCCCGGACGGAAGGCGGTCGTCGTCACCCACCGCGACATCAGGGAGCATGCGCTCCGGCATTTTCGTTGTGCCGGCCACTATGAACAACGGGTGCATAAAAGCCTGACACGAAGAATCCTGGTGCTGGAATAA
- a CDS encoding Fe-S oxidoreductase, producing the protein MSGRHFSRTIERLRQDLADLRAYPDETFEEIIREIGFSCTCCGRCCTREMNDHVFLLSDDAERIFRMRPDALVPAPYFELCDQHGRFYVSGYSLKMHPDGSCVFLHENRCRIYASRPAICRVYPYMLQRQPDVRGVSDWRQISGLDLHGDYHMPLSDEQCREIARDTRAYEEAVLLQELAFYEIARERFAQEGLRHIRRTYDLAMRGFLAGKRIEVLVFHKGAFVPCEITRDEYIIGSVEGISF; encoded by the coding sequence ATGTCCGGACGGCATTTTTCCCGGACGATCGAGCGTCTCCGGCAGGATCTTGCCGATCTCAGGGCCTACCCGGACGAAACGTTCGAGGAAATCATACGCGAGATCGGCTTTTCCTGCACCTGCTGCGGACGGTGCTGTACACGGGAGATGAACGATCACGTCTTCCTCCTCTCCGACGATGCAGAGCGGATTTTCCGGATGCGCCCCGATGCACTGGTACCGGCCCCCTATTTCGAGCTCTGCGATCAGCACGGCCGCTTCTACGTTTCGGGATATTCGCTGAAGATGCACCCCGACGGGTCCTGCGTCTTTTTGCACGAAAACCGCTGCCGGATCTATGCGTCGCGGCCGGCCATCTGCCGCGTGTACCCGTATATGCTGCAGCGGCAGCCGGACGTCCGGGGAGTCTCGGACTGGCGGCAGATCAGCGGGCTCGATCTTCACGGTGATTATCATATGCCTCTCTCCGACGAGCAGTGCCGGGAGATCGCCCGCGATACCCGCGCGTATGAGGAGGCGGTCCTCCTCCAGGAGCTTGCCTTTTACGAAATCGCCCGGGAACGGTTCGCTCAGGAAGGGCTTCGCCATATCAGGCGAACGTATGATCTTGCCATGAGGGGCTTTCTCGCCGGGAAGAGGATCGAGGTTCTGGTGTTCCACAAGGGTGCGTTTGTCCCCTGCGAAATCACCCGTGACGAGTACATCATCGGATCCGTCGAAGGGATATCCTTTTAA